A section of the Polynucleobacter sp. AP-Jannik-300A-C4 genome encodes:
- the guaB gene encoding IMP dehydrogenase — MRLIQKALTFDDVLLVPAYSSVLPRDASLASKLTRDISLNTPLVSAAMDTVTEGRLAIAMASEGGIGIVHKNLKPAEQAREVAKVKRYESGILRDPITVSPDVTLRQVIQLSREHGFSGFPVLTGKEVVGIITNRDLRFEEDLDAPVKTKMTPRERLITVKEGCTLEEAKRLMSQHRLERVLVVNDKFELRGLITVKDILKATEHPNACKDSEGKLRVGAAVGVGPDNDERIELLVRAGVDVIVVDTAHGHSQGVLDRVKWVKKNYPHVQVIGGNIATGDAAKALADHGADGVKVGIGPGSICTTRIVAGVGVPQISAIVNVAAALKGTGIPLIADGGVRYSGDVAKALAAGASSVMMGGMFAGTEEAPGEVFLYQGRSYKSYRGMGSLGAMADGSADRYFQSDISAANAEKLVPEGIEGQVPYKGSVLAILHQLTGGIRSSMGYLGCKTIDELHEKANFVEITSAGVRESHVHDVKITKEAPNYHID, encoded by the coding sequence ATGCGACTCATTCAAAAAGCACTCACTTTTGACGATGTGCTCCTTGTACCGGCTTATTCTTCGGTACTTCCTCGAGATGCCAGCTTGGCAAGTAAGTTAACTCGAGATATTTCACTCAATACACCGTTGGTTTCCGCGGCGATGGATACCGTCACTGAAGGTCGATTAGCAATTGCTATGGCCAGCGAAGGTGGTATCGGTATTGTTCATAAAAATCTCAAGCCTGCTGAACAGGCTAGGGAAGTGGCTAAGGTCAAACGCTACGAATCTGGCATTTTGCGTGATCCGATTACGGTCAGTCCGGATGTCACGCTTCGTCAAGTGATTCAACTTTCTCGCGAGCATGGTTTCTCAGGATTTCCTGTGCTTACTGGTAAAGAAGTTGTGGGAATTATTACCAACCGCGATTTGCGCTTTGAAGAAGACTTAGATGCGCCAGTGAAAACCAAGATGACTCCACGTGAGCGCTTGATCACAGTCAAAGAAGGTTGCACTCTAGAAGAAGCAAAGCGCTTGATGAGTCAGCATCGCTTGGAGCGTGTGCTGGTAGTGAACGATAAGTTTGAATTGCGCGGCCTCATCACTGTTAAGGATATTTTAAAAGCTACTGAGCATCCCAATGCTTGTAAAGATAGCGAAGGTAAATTGCGTGTTGGTGCTGCGGTCGGTGTTGGCCCAGATAACGATGAGCGTATTGAGCTCTTAGTTCGCGCAGGCGTTGATGTGATTGTGGTGGATACCGCTCACGGCCATAGCCAAGGGGTTTTAGATCGCGTTAAGTGGGTTAAGAAAAATTACCCTCACGTGCAAGTGATTGGTGGAAACATTGCCACTGGTGATGCTGCTAAAGCATTGGCTGATCATGGTGCTGATGGTGTTAAGGTCGGTATTGGCCCCGGCTCTATCTGCACTACCCGAATTGTTGCGGGCGTTGGTGTTCCTCAAATTAGTGCGATTGTGAATGTGGCTGCTGCACTCAAGGGCACAGGCATTCCATTAATTGCAGACGGTGGTGTTCGTTATTCCGGTGACGTTGCCAAAGCATTAGCTGCTGGTGCAAGTTCTGTGATGATGGGCGGTATGTTTGCTGGTACTGAAGAGGCTCCTGGTGAAGTGTTCCTCTATCAAGGTCGTTCATACAAGAGCTATCGCGGCATGGGTTCTTTGGGCGCGATGGCCGATGGTTCTGCAGATCGTTACTTCCAAAGCGATATCAGTGCAGCGAATGCAGAGAAGCTGGTGCCAGAAGGTATTGAAGGTCAAGTGCCTTACAAAGGTAGTGTTCTCGCTATCTTGCATCAACTGACTGGTGGTATCCGTTCTTCAATGGGTTACTTAGGTTGCAAAACGATTGATGAACTTCATGAAAAAGCGAATTTTGTGGAAATCACTTCAGCGGGTGTACGCGAGTCACACGTTCATGATGTGAAGATCACCAAGGAAGCCCCGAATTACCACATTGACTAA
- a CDS encoding RnfH family protein yields the protein MANQPMEIWICDARLGEPKLSPFTVHFLPSEAPTVGLALIKAGIAQSPEDPSLARKGCFGVFGKRKDWDSPIYEGDRLELYSPLLVDPKAVRRKKANQNQDAKFQAAAAKRKARRL from the coding sequence ATGGCTAATCAGCCCATGGAAATTTGGATTTGCGATGCTCGCTTAGGTGAGCCCAAACTGAGCCCCTTCACAGTCCATTTTTTGCCATCCGAGGCTCCCACAGTGGGTCTAGCTCTCATTAAGGCTGGAATAGCCCAAAGCCCGGAAGATCCCAGCCTTGCCAGAAAAGGCTGTTTTGGCGTCTTTGGCAAGCGCAAGGACTGGGATAGCCCAATTTATGAGGGTGATCGTCTGGAGTTGTATTCACCTCTCCTGGTAGACCCCAAGGCTGTCCGCCGCAAGAAGGCCAATCAGAATCAAGATGCCAAATTCCAAGCTGCCGCAGCTAAAAGAAAGGCTAGGAGGCTATAA
- a CDS encoding type II toxin-antitoxin system RatA family toxin translates to MADVYKTVLIGQSADRMYGLVTDVARYPEFLPWCGGVEIFEQTETVLDAKINIHFKGIDQYFHTRNINHRPETIDMVFVDGPFKHFSGQWNFIPLKEDACKVEFKLHWEFKSVILDKIIGPVFGHIAGTFVDCFVKRAEDLYG, encoded by the coding sequence ATGGCAGACGTCTACAAGACCGTTTTAATTGGCCAATCAGCCGACCGTATGTATGGCTTAGTTACTGACGTTGCACGTTACCCAGAGTTCTTGCCCTGGTGCGGCGGCGTGGAAATTTTTGAGCAAACCGAGACCGTTTTGGATGCCAAAATCAACATCCACTTTAAGGGTATTGACCAGTACTTTCATACTCGAAACATCAATCACCGCCCTGAAACCATCGATATGGTCTTTGTAGATGGGCCATTCAAGCATTTTTCTGGGCAGTGGAACTTCATCCCGCTTAAAGAAGATGCCTGTAAGGTGGAATTTAAGCTCCACTGGGAATTTAAGAGCGTCATCCTAGATAAGATCATTGGCCCGGTATTTGGTCATATTGCAGGTACCTTTGTAGATTGCTTCGTGAAGCGAGCCGAAGATCTCTATGGCTAA
- the smpB gene encoding SsrA-binding protein SmpB, which translates to MSIVDNKKAFFDYFIEERFEAGLVLEGWEVKAIRAGRVHIKEAYVVIRRAELFLIGCHITPLLSASTHIVPDSTRTRKLLLNAIEIKKLIGKVEQKGYTLVPLNLHFSKGNVKCEIGLARGKKQHDKRAATKEREWEVQKGRIARGDLNA; encoded by the coding sequence ATGAGTATCGTCGATAACAAAAAAGCCTTCTTCGATTATTTTATCGAGGAACGGTTCGAGGCAGGACTGGTTCTAGAAGGCTGGGAAGTAAAAGCCATCCGCGCCGGTCGAGTCCACATTAAAGAAGCGTATGTTGTCATCCGTCGGGCGGAGCTATTCCTGATCGGCTGTCACATTACCCCACTACTATCGGCTTCAACCCATATCGTTCCAGACAGCACCCGCACCCGTAAGCTTCTGCTCAATGCCATTGAGATTAAAAAGCTGATTGGTAAGGTTGAGCAAAAGGGCTACACCCTTGTCCCACTGAACCTGCATTTCTCGAAAGGCAATGTGAAGTGCGAGATTGGGCTTGCTAGAGGTAAGAAGCAGCATGACAAACGTGCCGCAACCAAAGAACGTGAATGGGAAGTTCAAAAAGGTCGTATTGCTCGAGGCGACCTGAACGCCTAA